Below is a window of Thermodesulfomicrobium sp. WS DNA.
CAGGGTTTGGGTGGCGAGTGCCAGGGCGGCGAGGGCGGCGGGGATGTCCCAGCGGCGTTTGTCCCGTTCGCCCACGGCATTGGAGATGCTGCGCACCTCAAGAAACGGGACTCCGGCCAGGCGGGCGGCCAGGGCCACGCCGAAGCCTTCCATGGATTCGGTGACGGCCTGCCACTGGCGGTGCAGGCGACTGGCCAGCTCCGGGTCTCCGGTGACTCCGGCGCCCGTGAGGGCCGGCCCGCGCACCCACTGCCTGGGGATCGAGATCCCCAGGGCCTGGGCCGCGGCGTCGGGCTCAAGGCGCAGGACGGGCTCGGGGAGGTCTTCCAGCATGGGAAAGCCCAGGGGGACCAGCGTGCCGTCTGCCCCTCGCACCCCGTATTCGGGCCAGATTTCCTCGGTGGCGACCACGAGGGCCCCGATGGGGGCGACGGCAAGGTCGAAGCTCCCGGCAATCCCCAGATGGAGGACGCCGCGCACCGGCATTTGTCCCAAGATCCGGGCCGTGGAGGCCGCGGCCGCTACCGGGCCCACGCCCACCACGGCGGCGTGGAGTTCGGGATATGGGCCGAGGCGCACGGCTGCAGCGCATTCCCGCTGGGTGGGGCAGGCGAGGAGGATCACAGGCGCCAGTATACGGTTTCGGTGAGGAACCGGTCCTTGGGCAGGACCCCTTTGACGTCCACCACCACCGGCCGGATGCCAGGGCGGTGCATGGCGGCCACCATGGTGGGATCCAGTTGGGAGAAGGGCGTGTGGGCCACGGCGATGATCATGGCATCGAGCCCCGTGAGCTCCTCGAGCGGCTTGAGGCGGATGCCGTATTCCGCCTGCGCTTCGGCCGGGTCTGCCAAGGGGTCGTGCACGTGGCTCGTAATCCCGTATTCGGCGAGTTCCGCCAGGATGTCCGGCACGCGGCTATTGCGCAGGTCCGGGACGTTTTCCTTGAAGGTGAGGCCGAGGACGCCCACCTGCGCCCCGCGCACCGGGCTGCCTTGGGCGATGAGCAGTTTGACGGTCTTTTCCGCCACGAACTTGCCCATGGCGTCATTGGTGCGCCGGCCGGCCAGGATCACCTGCGGATGAAATCCCAGGCTCTGGGCCTTGGCCGTGAGGTAGTAGGGGTCCACGCCGATGCAGTGGCCGCCCACCAGTCCGGGCCGGAAGGGGAGGAAGTTCCACTTGGTGCCCGCAGCGAGGAGCACGTCCTGGGTGTCGATGCCCATGCGGTCGAAGATCATGGCCAGCTCGTTCATGAGGGCGATGTTGATGTCCCGCTGGGTGTTTTCGATGACCTTGGCCGCTTCGGCCACCTTGATGCTCGGGGCGCGGTGGATGCCTGCCCGCACCACCGTGCCGTAGACCTGGGCGAGCAGTTCCGTGACGTCCGGCGTTTGGCCGGCCACGATTTTGACCACCGAGGCGAGGGTGTGCTCGCGGTCCCCGGGATTGATGCGTTCCGGAGAGTAGCCCACGAAGAAGTCCTCGCCGCAGCGCATCCCCGAGGTGGCCTCCAAGACGGGCACGCATGCTTCTTCGGTAAGCCCGGGGTAGACGGTGGATTCGTACACCACCACTGTGCCCGGCTGCAGGTGCGCGCCCACGGTGCGGGTGGCGGCCATAAGCGGCCCCAGGTCCGGGGTGCGGTCCGGGCGGATGGGGGTGGGCACGGCCACCACGATGATTCCTGCCTCGGCAAGCAGGCCGGGGTCGGTGGTGTAGCGCAGAGCGGTTTCCGCCAGGGTCTTGGCCGGGACCTCGTGGGTGCGGTCGATGCCGGCGGAAAGCTCCGCCACCCGTTGGGGGGAGATATCGAAGCCGATGACGTCGAAGTGCCGGGCAAAGGCCACGGCCAGGGGCAGGCCCACGTAGCCGAGCCCCACCACGGCCAGGGCGCGTCGGCGGTGGTGCAAATCATCCATGTGGATCATGGGGAGGTCCTCCTGCATACTGCTCTCGACAGGTCCTTGGGCCTATGGCAAAAGCGCGCCATGGCTTTGGACCGTCCAACTCTTCTGTGTGCGTTGGGACTGGCCTTGGTTTTGGAGGCAGTCCCCTATTTTCTCTTGGCGGAGAGGATGCCCCGCTATTTTCGGACCATGGCCTCCATGCCGCCGCGGGTGCTGCGTCTGGTGGCCGCACTCATGCTCGCCCTGGGGCTGGGCTTGGTGGCCTTGGGGCGCGCGTAGCTTCATGCCGGTCGACTGGCCTCGTGGAGAAACACGATGCCCGAGGCCATGGGCGTGTAGCGGATCAACGTGAATCCGGCTTCTTCCAATTCTTGGGCGAGCGCCTCCTCGTGGGGAAAGGCGGCGATGGTCTGGGCCAGATAGCGGTAGGCTTCCGGGTCGCGGGAGACCATGCGGCCGATGGCCGGAAGCAGCCGCTGCAGATACCAATTGTAGAGCCCCCCCCAGATGCGGCGCCGGCCGGTGCCGAATTCCAGGACCACGAGCTTTCCTCCGGGCCGCAGGACGCGAAGGATCTCGGCAAAGGCGTCGCTGCGCGGGCGGATGTTGCGGATGCCGAAGGCCACGGTCACGGCCTCGACGCTGGCGTCCGGCAGGGGAAGGAGCCGGGCGTCGGCCTGCACGGGCCAGATGGGCCGGCCGGTGCGTTTGGCGTGCCCGCGTGCCAGCATGGGGTGGGAAAAGTCCACGGCCACCACTTGGGCCTGGGGATGCTGGCGGCAGATCTCGCAGCTCACATCCAGGGTGCCGGCGGCGAGGTCCAGGACCGGGCCGCGCAGCGGCGGCAGGCAGCGCACCATGGCCCGCCGCCACAGCCGGTCCAGGCCAAGGCTCAGCACGTGGTTGAGGAGATCGTAGAAGCGGGCGATATTGCCGAAGAGTCCTGCCACCCGGCGGGAGTGGGCGTCACGCATGGGGCTCCTCGGGTTCGCCGGCCTTGGTGATGACCCGCAGCACCTCGTCGTGGATCAGGGCGAAGTTTTCGGCAAAATTGGCCGGCGAGATGCGCCCCACCTCGATGAACTTGATGACCACTTCCTTGGCCACCTGCAGGGCCTGCTTGCGTTCGCTGTCCATAGGCATCCTTCCTGGTTGGAGCAAAGAAAAACCGCCCGGGGGGAATGGTCGTGACCTGCTTTGGGGAGTCCGGGCGGCAAAAACCGAAGAGAAAAACCGGTGAAGCCCTCCCCTTCGGTTTTTGAAAACGCTATCCTTGGCCTGCTTCCGCCATGAGCGCAGCGAGCTCCTCTCGGATGGCCCGGGCCGCCACCCGCGGGGCTTCGTCCTCGACGAGGGCGCGCATTCGTCCTTCCAGGTCCGCTTTCCCGCTCTCCAGGGCTTGGGCCATGGCATCCAGGCGGGCGGCAAGGGCCGTGATCTGGGCGTCCCGGGCGGCGAGCTGCTGCTTGAGGGCCGCCACTTCGGCATCCCTGGCCGCCACTTGGGCGCGTACGGCCTCGATCTCCGCGTTTTGCGCCGCTATGGTCTGGCGGAGGGCCGTGGCGTCTTCCGGGAGGATGCCGCTTGGAGCTGGGGCCGCCTCCGCAGACTTCGGGGCGGAGCCCTCCGCGAGGGCCGCCATTGCTGCCTGCAGGGCGGCCAATTCCTCACGCAACGGGGCCGCCCAGGTGTCCAGGTCCGGGAGCGCCGGGGCTTCGGCCTTGGGCGCCAGATCCTGGCGCACGGCGGCGGTGGCTGCGGCGAGACGATCGTCCACTTGGGCAAGGACAAGGGCCATGAGCGCGGGGAAGAAAGGAAGTTTTTCCGGGTCCTCGGGGAGTGCCACGATTCCCATGCGCTCCGGGGCCGCCGGGGGTTCGGGAGCGGATGGTTGCTGCGCGCCGCTCTCGGGTGCTTTCGGGACATCGCGTGCCGGCGCATGGCTTGTCGGCCCCTGCAGGGTAGATCCATCGCCCAGGGGCAGTTCTGCGGCACCTGCAAGGGGAGCGAGGTCTGGCTCCGTGAGGAGGTCGGCGTCCTCGGCGGATGCGGGCCCAAGGTCGGGCTCTACCGTCAGATCCTTGGCAGGATCGTCCTCGTGCGCTGGTGCCGAAGGCTCGGTGGTTGCCGCAGTGGCGGTCGGCTCGTTGTCGGCAAAGATCGGTGTCTCGGCGAAGATGTCCAGGTCATCGTCTGCGGTAAGCGGGGAGTTCCCCTCCGCACCAAGGACGATGTCGGCGTCGGGATCCAAGACTTCCGTTGCCGTGGGAGAAGTTTTTTGCTGCGGCGGGGCGGGTGCTTCCAGATCCGCCAGCGGGTCGAGGTCTGGCGCCACGTCTTCGAGGAGGGCGTCGAGTTCGTCGTCCAGGCTTTGCGGGTCCACGGCGTTTTCCGCCGGGAAGTCGCCCAAGCCCGATGTGATGGGTGCGCCTTCTTCAATGATGTCCGTGAGCTCAATGATTTCGTCGTCTGCGTGCATACTTCCCCCGCCAAGGTTGTCGCCTGTGCTTGATGTCTCCGTTGTCTATCCCAAGTGGCCGCGAAAAAAAAGCCCCACCCGCCGGGGCGGATGGGGCAACCAAGGGCCCGTGCTTGTGCTTTGCCAACGCCGCGCTACTGGCGCTCTACTTCATATGGCACTTGTTGCAGGCGGTGGGACCGGTGGGCTTGTTTTCCGCCTTCAGCTTCTTGTGGCACTCCATGCACTGATTGTGGAAGGCGTTTTCCACGAGCTTGACGTCCTTGGCGTTGGCTGCGGTCTTGGCTTCCTTGGAGTCATGGCAGCCCGCCGAGGTACATTTTTTGATCGCACCATCTTTTTCCATGGTGTGGTGGCATTTGACGCACTCAACGGAGGCGTGTTTGGAGTGGGCGAAGGGCACGGCCTTCTGCAGGGGTTTTCCTTCCTTGGTCTGCATGCCTTCCGGTGCTTTGATGACGTAGTCATCGCCCGGGGCCTTGGCCGTGGCCGAGAACAGGGGTGCAGTGCCCAAAGCGAGCAGCAGCACACAGAACAGGCTGACAA
It encodes the following:
- the mqnB gene encoding futalosine hydrolase; this translates as MILLACPTQRECAAAVRLGPYPELHAAVVGVGPVAAAASTARILGQMPVRGVLHLGIAGSFDLAVAPIGALVVATEEIWPEYGVRGADGTLVPLGFPMLEDLPEPVLRLEPDAAAQALGISIPRQWVRGPALTGAGVTGDPELASRLHRQWQAVTESMEGFGVALAARLAGVPFLEVRSISNAVGERDKRRWDIPAALAALALATQTLFAHPS
- a CDS encoding nucleotide sugar dehydrogenase produces the protein MIHMDDLHHRRRALAVVGLGYVGLPLAVAFARHFDVIGFDISPQRVAELSAGIDRTHEVPAKTLAETALRYTTDPGLLAEAGIIVVAVPTPIRPDRTPDLGPLMAATRTVGAHLQPGTVVVYESTVYPGLTEEACVPVLEATSGMRCGEDFFVGYSPERINPGDREHTLASVVKIVAGQTPDVTELLAQVYGTVVRAGIHRAPSIKVAEAAKVIENTQRDINIALMNELAMIFDRMGIDTQDVLLAAGTKWNFLPFRPGLVGGHCIGVDPYYLTAKAQSLGFHPQVILAGRRTNDAMGKFVAEKTVKLLIAQGSPVRGAQVGVLGLTFKENVPDLRNSRVPDILAELAEYGITSHVHDPLADPAEAQAEYGIRLKPLEELTGLDAMIIAVAHTPFSQLDPTMVAAMHRPGIRPVVVDVKGVLPKDRFLTETVYWRL
- a CDS encoding DUF2065 domain-containing protein, producing the protein MALDRPTLLCALGLALVLEAVPYFLLAERMPRYFRTMASMPPRVLRLVAALMLALGLGLVALGRA
- a CDS encoding ubiquinone/menaquinone biosynthesis methyltransferase; the encoded protein is MRDAHSRRVAGLFGNIARFYDLLNHVLSLGLDRLWRRAMVRCLPPLRGPVLDLAAGTLDVSCEICRQHPQAQVVAVDFSHPMLARGHAKRTGRPIWPVQADARLLPLPDASVEAVTVAFGIRNIRPRSDAFAEILRVLRPGGKLVVLEFGTGRRRIWGGLYNWYLQRLLPAIGRMVSRDPEAYRYLAQTIAAFPHEEALAQELEEAGFTLIRYTPMASGIVFLHEASRPA
- a CDS encoding cytochrome c3 family protein translates to MKKSMIVSLFCVLLLALGTAPLFSATAKAPGDDYVIKAPEGMQTKEGKPLQKAVPFAHSKHASVECVKCHHTMEKDGAIKKCTSAGCHDSKEAKTAANAKDVKLVENAFHNQCMECHKKLKAENKPTGPTACNKCHMK